From a region of the Phaseolus vulgaris cultivar G19833 chromosome 6, P. vulgaris v2.0, whole genome shotgun sequence genome:
- the LOC137832319 gene encoding BI1-like protein, producing MFEPQQMYTRAKTEEFDLESGETLYPGLSLGENQLRWGFIRKVYGILSAQIVLTTLVSLITVFYSPINDLLKGNSTLLLVLVFLPFIFLIPLLRYQQKHPHNYILLALFTVSISSTVGVTCANTDGKIVLEALILTSAVVSSLTAYAFWASKKGKDFSFLGPILFTSLFTLFLTGMMQMFFPLGPTAHAIYGAIGAMIFSGYIVYDTDNLIKRFTYDEYIGASVTLYLDILNLFLSILRVLREANN from the exons ATGTTCGAGCCGCAGCAGATGTACACACGTGCGAAGACAGAGGAATTCGATCTCGAATCGGGCGAAACCCTCTACCCAGGGTTGAGCCTCGGCGAGAACCAGCTCCGATGGGGGTTCATCCGCAAGGTCTACGGCATCCTCTCCGCTCAGATCGTCCTCACCACCCTCGTCTCTCTCATAACCGTTTTCTATTCCCCCATTAACGATCTCCTCAAGGGAAATTCAACTCTCCTTCTCGTCCTCGTATTTCTCCCCTTCATCT TTTTGATTCCCCTGCTCAGGTACCAGCAGAAGCATCCTCATAATTACATCCTCCTTGCACTCTTCACCGTTTCCATCAGCTCCACTGTCGGAGTCACGTGTGCCAACACTGACG GGAAAATTGTGCTTGAGGCGTTGATTTTGACTTCTGCTGTGGTTTCCTCTCTCACGGCATATGCTTTTTGGGCCTCCAAGAAGGGCAAGGATTTTAGCTTCCTTGGCCCTATATTGTTCACCTCCCTGTTTACTCTGTTCCTCACCGGCATGATGCAG ATGTTCTTCCCTCTTGGACCTACTGCCCATGCTATCTATGGTGCAATTGGTGCCATGATTTTCTCGGGCTATATTGTGTATGACACTGACAATCTGATCAAGCGCTTCACTTATGATGAGTACATTGGAGCCTCGGTCACTCTATATCTTGACATTCTCAATCTCTTCCTTTCCATCTTGAGGGTCCTCAGGGAGGCAAATAATTAG
- the LOC137832322 gene encoding F-box/LRR-repeat protein 4-like isoform X2 — protein MRGHNWINTLLPDELLIEIFRRLDSKSSRDACSLVCTRWLRLERLTRAAIRIGASGSPDLFVHLLAARFSNVTTVHIDERLSVSIPTHFGRRRASENSAVKLHYVADKHGSSSDQSDFDSLCLSDSGLAALAEGFPKLEKLRLIWCSNVTSEGLTSLARKCVSLKSLDLQGCYVGDQGLAAIGQCCKQLEDLNLRFCEGLTDTGLVELALGVGNSLKSIGVAACAKITDISMEAVGSHCRSLETLSLDSEFIHNKGLLSVIKGCPHLKVLKLQCINLTDDALKVVGASCLSLEILALYSFQRFTDKGLYAIGNGCKKLKNLTLSDCYFLSDKGLEAIATGCKELTHLEVNGCHNIGTLGLESVGKSCQHLSELALLYCQRIGDAGLLQIGQGCKYLQALHLVDCSSIGDEAMCGIASGCKNLKKLHIRRCYEIGSKGIIAVGENCKLLTDLSIRFCDRVGDGALVAIAEGCSLHYLNVSGCHQIGDAGVVAIARGCPQLCYLDVSVLQNLGDMAMAEVGEHCPLLKEIVLSHCRGITDVGLAHLVKSCTMLESCHMVYCSGITSVGVATVVSSCPNIRKVLVEKWKVSQRTKRRAGSVISYLCVDL, from the exons ATGCGAGGCCACAATTGGATCAACACGTTGCTACCGGACGAGTTGCTCATCGAGATCTTCCGCCGTCTCGACTCCAAGTCCAGTCGCGACGCGTGCTCCCTCGTCTGCACGCGCTGGCTCCGCCTCGAGCGACTCACACGCGCCGCCATCCGCATCGGCGCCTCCGGCTCCCCGGACCTCTTCGTTCACCTCCTCGCCGCGCGTTTCTCCAACGTCACCACCGTCCACATCGACGAGCGTCTCTCCGTTTCGATCCCCACTCACTTC GGGAGAAGACGCGCGAGCGAGAATTCCGCGGTGAAGCTGCACTATGTGGCTGATAAACACGGCTCTTCCTCTGACCAGAGCGATTTCGATTCGCTCTGTTTGTCTGATTCTGGATTGGCTGCTCTCGCTGAAGGCTTTCCCAAACTCGAGAAGCTTAGGTTAATCTGGTGTTCTAACGTCACCAGTGAGGGGTTGACATCGCTAGCGAGGAAATGCGTTTCTTTGAAGTCCTTGGATTTGCAg GGTTGTTATGTTGGAGATCAAGGTTTGGCTGCTATTggacagtgttgcaagcaactTGAAGATTTGAATTTGCGTTTCTGTGAAGGCTTGACTGACACGGGTTTGGTTGAATTGGCATTGGGTGTGGGAAATTCGTTAAAATCTATTGGAGTAGCAGCTTGTGCGAAAATAACTGACATTTCAATGGAAGCTGTGGGATCACACTGCAGATCTCTAGAGACCTTGTCATTGGACTCTGAGTTCATCCATAATAAAGGGTTGCTTTCTGTGATTAAAGGATGTCCACATTTGAAAGTTCTAAAGCTACAATGTATTAATCTAACAGATGATGCTTTGAAAGTTGTGGGAGCTAGTTGTTTGTCTTTGGAGATATTGGCTCTATACAGTTTTCAGAGATTTACTGATAA GGGTTTGTATGCCATTGGGAATGGATGTAAGAAGTTAAAGAACTTGACTTTAAGTGATTGCTACTTCCTAAGTGACAAGGGTTTGGAGGCAATTGCTACTGGCTGCAAGGAACTTACTCATCTTGAAGTGAATGGATGCCACAATATTGGAACTTTGGGGCTAGAATCTGTTGGAAAATCTTGCCA GCATCTCTCAGAGTTAGCATTACTTTACTGCCAAAGAATTGGTGATGCTGGCCTTCTCCAGATTGGACAGGGATGCAAATACTTGCAAGCGCTTCACTTGGTAGATTGCTCAAGTATTGGGGATGAAGCCATGTGTGGTATAGCTAGTGGCTGCAAGAATCTAAAGAAACTTCATATCCGTCGCTGTTATGAG ATTGGGAGCAAGGGGATCATTGCTGTGGGCGAGAACTGTAAGTTGCTAACAGATCTCAGCATTCGATTCTGTGATAG GGTGGGTGATGGGGCCCTTGTTGCTATAGCTGAGGGCTGTTCCCTTCATTATCTTAATGTTAGTGGTTGCCATCAAATTGGAGATGCTGGAGTGGTAGCCATTGCAAGGGGGTGCCCTCAACTCTGTTATTTGGACGTGAGTGTATTGCAG AATTTGGGTGACATGGCTATGGCTGAAGTGGGAGAACACTGTCCTTTGCTGAAAGAAATAGTACTCTCACACTGCCGAGGAATAACAGACGTTGGGCTAGCCCATCTTGTAAAAAGTTGCACAATGCTTGAGTCATGCCACATGGTTTATTGTTCTGGTATAACTTCAGTTGGTGTGGCCACCGTGGTTTCTAGCTGCCCCAACATAAGGAAGGTCCTTGTTGAGAAGTGGAAGGTTAGCCAACGTACAAAGCGCCGAGCTGGTTCAGTCATTTCCTACTTGTGTGTGGACCTTTAG
- the LOC137832304 gene encoding protein FAR1-RELATED SEQUENCE 7-like, with product MIVKEHFVGTELAMNNAIVEEEIDFSCDPYIGLEFDTADEALQFYTSYANRAGFKVRIGQLYRSRTDGSVSSRRFVCSKEGHQLSSRTGCPAFIRVQINGSGKWVIDHFHKDHNHNLEISGENCTPTLQQKGGTVVSSLTEFTRRPRKKLLEEVNNESSCPFGIIDFKRLRKEELEGQPKTEPYVGQEFSSPNEAYQFYHAYAARMGFGVRIGQLFRSKNDGLITSRRFVCSKEGFQHPSRVGCGAYLRIKRQPSGKWTVDRLRKDHNHDLDSEKEGRAKGLHASNILNDDADNGFVNGDLFRIDNYPVPRGGRQNHIRNEWYSILLEYFQARQTEDTGFFYAVEVDNGNCMSIFWADGRSRYSCSQFGDVLVLDTSYRKTVYLVPFATFVGVNHHKQPVLLGCALVADESEESFTWLFQTWLRAMSGRQPLTVIADQDIAVQKAIAKVFPVTYHRFSLWQIKAKEQENMGLMGDGFTKDYEKCVYQSQTVDEFDATWNVLLNKYGLKDNAWLKEMYEKRASWVPLYLKGTFFAGIPMNESLDSFFGALLNAQTPLMEFIPRYERGLERRREEERKEDFNTSNFQPILQTKEAVEEQCRRLYTLAVFKVFQKELLQCFSYLGFKIFEEGGLSRYMVRRCGNDMEKHVVTFNASNLSISCSCQMFEYDGVLCRHVLRVFQILQLREVPSRYILHRWTRNAEDGVFPDIDSWSSSQELKNLMLWSLRETASKYIDAGATSIEKYKLAYEILREGGRKLCWHR from the coding sequence ATGATTGTAAAGGAGCATTTTGTTGGTACTGAGCTGGCAATGAATAATGCTATTGTGGAGGAGGAAATAGATTTTTCTTGTGATCCGTACATAGGGTTAGAATTTGACACAGCAGATGAAGCACTACAGTTTTACACTTCATATGCAAATCGAGCAGGATTTAAAGTTCGGATTGGTCAGCTGTATCGATCAAGAACTGATGGGTCAGTTTCTTCTCGAAGATTTGTGTGCTCAAAGGAGGGACATCAACTCAGTTCAAGAACAGGCTGTCCAGCATTCATAAGGGTGCAAATAAATGGTTCTGGAAAGTGGGTGATTGATCATTTTCACAAGGACCATAATCACAATCTTGAAATCAGTGGTGAAAACTGTACTCCAACATTGCAACAGAAGGGTGGTACAGTTGTCAGCTCTCTTACTGAGTTTACTCGTAGGCCGAGGAAGAAATTGCTCGAAGAAGTCAATAATGAATCCTCTTGTCCCTTTGGCATTATTGATTTCAAGCGTCTCAGAAAGGAAGAACTTGAAGGACAGCCCAAGACTGAGCCATATGTGGGTCAAGAGTTCAGTTCACCTAATGAAGCCTACCAATTTTATCATGCATATGCAGCACGTATGGGTTTTGGAGTTCGAATTGGTCAATTGTTTCGTTCTAAAAATGATGGATTGATTACATCTCGGCGATTTGTTTGCTCTAAAGAGGGGTTCCAGCATCCTTCAAGAGTTGGCTGTGGGGCTTATTTAAGGATTAAGAGACAGCCATCGGGAAAGTGGACAGTGGACCGCCTCCGAAAAGATCATAACCATGATCTGGACTCTGAAAAAGAGGGTAGGGCAAAAGGTCTTCATGCTTCTAATATTCTGAATGACGATGCAGATAATGGATTCGTAAATGGTGACTTGTTTAGAATCGACAACTACCCTGTCCCCAGAGGAGGTAGGCAAAATCACATCAGAAATGAGTGGTACAGCATTCTTTTAGAGTATTTTCAAGCAAGACAAACGGAAGATACTGGATTCTTTTATGCTGTGGAAGTTGACAATGGTAATTGTATGAGCATATTTTGGGCGGATGGCAGATCTAGATATTCATGTAGTCAGTTTGGTGACGTCCTAGTCTTAGACACATCATACCGAAAAACTGTCTATTTGGTACCTTTTGCTACTTTTGTTGGGGTTAATCATCACAAGCAACCTGTGCTTCTTGGATGTGCTTTAGTTGCCGATGAATCTGAAGAATCTTTCACTTGGTTGTTTCAGACATGGCTTAGGGCAATGTCTGGCCGGCAGCCTCTGACAGTTATTGCTGATCAAGATATTGCAGTCCAAAAGGCAATAGCAAAAGTCTTTCCTGTAACCTATCATCGCTTTTCTTTGTGGCAAATTAAGGCAAAGGAACAAGAGAACATGGGTCTGATGGGTGATGGCTTTACAAAGGACTATGAAAAGTGTGTTTACCAGAGTCAGACAGTTGATGAATTTGACGCCACATGGAACGTGCTACTCAACAAATATGGATTGAAAGACAATGCTTGGCTAAAAGAAATGTATGAGAAGCGAGCATCTTGGGTTCCATTGTATTTAAAGGGCACATTTTTTGCTGGCATTCCCATGAATGAAAGCCTTGATTCATTCTTTGGTGCACTTTTAAATGCCCAGACACCTCTCATGGAGTTCATTCCTCGGTACGAAAGGGGTCTTGAGCGACGCCGTGAGGAAGAAAGAAAAGAGGATTTTAATACTTCTAATTTTCAACCCATTTTGCAAACAAAAGAAGCAGTGGAAGAACAATGCAGAAGGCTTTACACTCTTGCTGTATTCAAAGTATTTCAAAAAGAGCTATTGCAGTGCTTTAGCTATCTTGGGTTTAAAATATTTGAGGAAGGGGGCCTGAGCAGATATATGGTGCGTAGGTGTGGAAATGATATGGAGAAACATGTAGTTACATTTAATGCATCAAATCTCAGCATTAGTTGTAGCTGTCAGATGTTTGAGTATGATGGTGTTCTTTGTAGACACGTGTTGAGGGTTTTCCAGATATTACAATTAAGAGAAGTTCCTTCTCGCTACATCTTGCACAGGTGGACAAGAAATGCCGAGGATGGTGTCTTTCCTGACATAGACTCGTGGAGTAGCTCTCAGGAACTTAAAAATTTGATGCTATGGAGTCTAAGAGAAACTGCATCTAAATACATAGATGCTGGTGCAACATCCATTGAAAAGTATAAACTTGCCTATGAAATTTTGCGAGAGGGTGGGAGAAAGCTTTGTTGGCACAGGTGA
- the LOC137832305 gene encoding uncharacterized protein has protein sequence MNFFKSVFADEPESPPPESTQPESESPDPPQTDAVWSFGDLIQTIASKSESVLENYRRDIEEFGSGLRKETEVIREAASRAVKDLPASLDVGASVAQESLESVGQAIDDIGSTVWNSTAQIISHGRDSLLASDFDSDSLDSSNYDNNSNVVKKLWSGDSIDRGLDLKRYRRFDTLVRALQCDVNTYLEEPEDLDKFDDWKLGFELDKKEEEIGDLFEENGIVEEIYEKVVPSRTDHESFWSRYFYRLHKLKQAEDARAKLVKRAISGNEEEDLSWDFDDDDDEDGNDGYEPLGNTSRVSSVKEGNSADVGGVETVQAGKKDLEIEEEDDGKGGENIQAEKKALDIEEKDSGKGVSPESTTGVDDKLEEGKYKENLASNIPEHESGSGDKLDAKCEEKEASEAKADNDNSGSCKDSDISVVSSQPSMPGEEDIGWDEIEDIDSNDENKGDAAGSASRTDLRKRLGVIDQDEEEDLSWDIEDEEEAIKS, from the coding sequence ATGAACTTTTTCAAGTCCGTCTTCGCCGACGAACCCGAATCGCCGCCACCTGAATCGACGCAACCTGAATCGGAAAGCCCCGATCCACCGCAGACCGACGCCGTGTGGAGCTTCGGCGACCTCATCCAAACCATCGCCTCCAAATCGGAGTCCGTCCTCGAGAACTACCGTCGCGATATCGAGGAATTCGGCTCTGGCCTCAGGAAGGAGACTGAGGTGATCCGCGAAGCTGCCTCACGCGCCGTCAAGGACCTCCCGGCGTCGCTCGACGTCGGTGCATCGGTGGCGCAGGAGTCGCTGGAGTCCGTTGGCCAAGCCATCGACGACATTGGCAGCACCGTTTGGAATTCGACGGCGCAGATTATCTCTCACGGTAGGGACTCTCTTTTAGCCTCTGATTTCGATTCCGATTCACTCGATTCGAGCAATTACGATAACAATAGCAATGTTGTCAAGAAACTGTGGAGTGGTGATAGTATTGATCGAGGTTTGGATTTGAAACGGTATAGAAGGTTTGATACGCTGGTGCGAGCACTTCAGTGTGATGTGAATACCTATTTGGAGGAGCCTGAGGATTTAGATAAATTCGATGACTGGAAATTAGGGTTTGAGTTGGACAAGAAGGAGGAGGAGATTGGGGATTTGTTTGAAGAGAATGGGATTGTTGAGGAGATTTATGAGAAGGTTGTGCCTAGTAGGACTGATCATGAGAGTTTCTGGAGCAGATATTTTTATAGGCTTCACAAGCTGAAGCAAGCCGAGGATGCGAGAGCTAAGCTCGTGAAGCGTGCAATTTCCGGGAATGAGGAAGAGGATTTGAGCTGGGATTTTGATGATGACGACGATGAAGATGGCAATGATGGGTATGAGCCTTTAGGTAATACCAGTAGGGTTTCATCGGTGAAGGAGGGGAATTCTGCTGATGTTGGTGGTGTTGAGACTGTTCAGGCTGGTAAGAAGGATTTAGAGATAGAGGAAGAGGATGATGGGAAGGGTGGTGAGAATATTCAAGCTGAGAAGAAGGCTTTGGATATAGAGGAAAAGGACAGTGGAAAGGGTGTTTCTCCTGAATCCACAACTGGTGTTGATGATAAGTTGGAGGAGgggaaatataaagaaaatttggCATCTAATATTCCTGAGCATGAAAGTGGCAGTGGGGATAAGTTGGATGCCAAATGTGAAGAGAAAGAGGCATCCGAAGCAAAGGCAGATAATGATAACAGTGGATCGTGCAAAGACAGTGATATTTCAGTTGTTTCAAGCCAGCCTTCAATGCCTGGAGAAGAAGACATTGGCTGGGATGAAATTGAGGATATTGACAGCAATGATGAGAATAAAGGGGATGCTGCTGGGTCCGCAAGTAGGACTGATTTGCGGAAGAGGTTGGGTGTGATCGACCAAGATGAGGAGGAGGATCTTAGTTGGGATATTGAAGATGAAGAGGAGGCAATCAAATCATGA
- the LOC137832321 gene encoding uncharacterized protein, with amino-acid sequence MSFSFFKALRPKTPQEVAKSIKESLMALDTKTVVEVKALEKALEEVEKNFATMRTMLSGDGESEPNLDQVSQLVEEICKEDVLTLLIHKLPVLEWEARKDLVHCWSILLKHKVESNSCCVEYIEQHIELLDFLVVCYDNKDIALSCGIMLRECIKFPSLGRYILESASFVLFFKFVELPNFDVASDAFSTFKDLLTKHVNVVSEFLTAHYDEFFDLYEKLLTSPNYVTRRQSLKLLSEFLLESPNSQIMKRYILEVRYLKVMMTLLRDSSKNIQLSAFHIFKVFVANPNKPREVKLILAKNQEKLLELLHNLSPGKGSEDEQFEEEKEFIIKEIERLSC; translated from the exons ATGTCGTTCTCGTTTTTCAAGGCTTTGAGGCCTAAAACGCCGCAGGAGGTGGCCAAGTCCATCAAGGAGAGCCTCATGGCCCTCGATACCAAAACCGTTGTTGAAGTTAAAGCCCTTGAGAAG GCTTTAGAGGAAGTTGAAAAGAATTTTGCAACAATGAGAACGATGCTTTCTGGAGATGGAGAGTCAGAACCAAATTTGGATCAGGTTTCACAGTTAGTGGAGGAAATCTGCAAGGAGGATGTTCTTACTCTTCTAATTCACAAGCTGCCTGTACTAGAATGGGAA GCCAGAAAGGATTTAGTCCACTGTTGGTCAATATTATTGAAACATAAAGTTGAGTCCAATTCTTGCTGTGTAGAATACATTGAACAACACATTGAGTTACTAGACTTTCTTGTTGTATG CTATGATAACAAAGATATTGCCTTGAGCTGTGGCATAATGTTGCGGGAGTGCATCAAATTTCCATCACTTGGAAG ATACATATTGGAATCTGCTagttttgtgttgttctttaaATTTGTAGAGTTGCCTAACTTTGATGTTGCATCTGATGCATTTTCTACCTTTAAG GATCTTCTCACTAAGCATGTAAATGTGGTCTCTGAATTTTTGACAGCTCACTATGATGAG TTCTTTGATCTATACGAGAAACTTTTGACATCTCCTAATTATGTCACAAGGAGGCAGTCTTTGAAG CTTCTTTCGGAATTTCTTTTGGAATCTCCTAACTCTCAGATAATGAAGCGATACATCTTAGAAGTTCGTTACTTGAAAGTCATGATGACATTGTTGAGG GATTCAAGTAAAAACATTCAGTTATCAGCCTTCCACATTTTCAAG GTTTTCGTTGCTAATCCCAATAAGCCTCGAGAAGTAAAACTTATTTTGGCGAAGAACCAGGAAAAGCTCCTAGAATTGCTTCATAATCTGTCCCCAGGAAAAG GTTCGGAAGATGAGCAATTTGAGGAGGAAAAAGAGTTTATCATCAAGGAAATTGAAAGATTATCATGCTAA
- the LOC137832322 gene encoding F-box/LRR-repeat protein 4-like isoform X1, producing the protein MRGHNWINTLLPDELLIEIFRRLDSKSSRDACSLVCTRWLRLERLTRAAIRIGASGSPDLFVHLLAARFSNVTTVHIDERLSVSIPTHFQGRRRASENSAVKLHYVADKHGSSSDQSDFDSLCLSDSGLAALAEGFPKLEKLRLIWCSNVTSEGLTSLARKCVSLKSLDLQGCYVGDQGLAAIGQCCKQLEDLNLRFCEGLTDTGLVELALGVGNSLKSIGVAACAKITDISMEAVGSHCRSLETLSLDSEFIHNKGLLSVIKGCPHLKVLKLQCINLTDDALKVVGASCLSLEILALYSFQRFTDKGLYAIGNGCKKLKNLTLSDCYFLSDKGLEAIATGCKELTHLEVNGCHNIGTLGLESVGKSCQHLSELALLYCQRIGDAGLLQIGQGCKYLQALHLVDCSSIGDEAMCGIASGCKNLKKLHIRRCYEIGSKGIIAVGENCKLLTDLSIRFCDRVGDGALVAIAEGCSLHYLNVSGCHQIGDAGVVAIARGCPQLCYLDVSVLQNLGDMAMAEVGEHCPLLKEIVLSHCRGITDVGLAHLVKSCTMLESCHMVYCSGITSVGVATVVSSCPNIRKVLVEKWKVSQRTKRRAGSVISYLCVDL; encoded by the exons ATGCGAGGCCACAATTGGATCAACACGTTGCTACCGGACGAGTTGCTCATCGAGATCTTCCGCCGTCTCGACTCCAAGTCCAGTCGCGACGCGTGCTCCCTCGTCTGCACGCGCTGGCTCCGCCTCGAGCGACTCACACGCGCCGCCATCCGCATCGGCGCCTCCGGCTCCCCGGACCTCTTCGTTCACCTCCTCGCCGCGCGTTTCTCCAACGTCACCACCGTCCACATCGACGAGCGTCTCTCCGTTTCGATCCCCACTCACTTC CAGGGGAGAAGACGCGCGAGCGAGAATTCCGCGGTGAAGCTGCACTATGTGGCTGATAAACACGGCTCTTCCTCTGACCAGAGCGATTTCGATTCGCTCTGTTTGTCTGATTCTGGATTGGCTGCTCTCGCTGAAGGCTTTCCCAAACTCGAGAAGCTTAGGTTAATCTGGTGTTCTAACGTCACCAGTGAGGGGTTGACATCGCTAGCGAGGAAATGCGTTTCTTTGAAGTCCTTGGATTTGCAg GGTTGTTATGTTGGAGATCAAGGTTTGGCTGCTATTggacagtgttgcaagcaactTGAAGATTTGAATTTGCGTTTCTGTGAAGGCTTGACTGACACGGGTTTGGTTGAATTGGCATTGGGTGTGGGAAATTCGTTAAAATCTATTGGAGTAGCAGCTTGTGCGAAAATAACTGACATTTCAATGGAAGCTGTGGGATCACACTGCAGATCTCTAGAGACCTTGTCATTGGACTCTGAGTTCATCCATAATAAAGGGTTGCTTTCTGTGATTAAAGGATGTCCACATTTGAAAGTTCTAAAGCTACAATGTATTAATCTAACAGATGATGCTTTGAAAGTTGTGGGAGCTAGTTGTTTGTCTTTGGAGATATTGGCTCTATACAGTTTTCAGAGATTTACTGATAA GGGTTTGTATGCCATTGGGAATGGATGTAAGAAGTTAAAGAACTTGACTTTAAGTGATTGCTACTTCCTAAGTGACAAGGGTTTGGAGGCAATTGCTACTGGCTGCAAGGAACTTACTCATCTTGAAGTGAATGGATGCCACAATATTGGAACTTTGGGGCTAGAATCTGTTGGAAAATCTTGCCA GCATCTCTCAGAGTTAGCATTACTTTACTGCCAAAGAATTGGTGATGCTGGCCTTCTCCAGATTGGACAGGGATGCAAATACTTGCAAGCGCTTCACTTGGTAGATTGCTCAAGTATTGGGGATGAAGCCATGTGTGGTATAGCTAGTGGCTGCAAGAATCTAAAGAAACTTCATATCCGTCGCTGTTATGAG ATTGGGAGCAAGGGGATCATTGCTGTGGGCGAGAACTGTAAGTTGCTAACAGATCTCAGCATTCGATTCTGTGATAG GGTGGGTGATGGGGCCCTTGTTGCTATAGCTGAGGGCTGTTCCCTTCATTATCTTAATGTTAGTGGTTGCCATCAAATTGGAGATGCTGGAGTGGTAGCCATTGCAAGGGGGTGCCCTCAACTCTGTTATTTGGACGTGAGTGTATTGCAG AATTTGGGTGACATGGCTATGGCTGAAGTGGGAGAACACTGTCCTTTGCTGAAAGAAATAGTACTCTCACACTGCCGAGGAATAACAGACGTTGGGCTAGCCCATCTTGTAAAAAGTTGCACAATGCTTGAGTCATGCCACATGGTTTATTGTTCTGGTATAACTTCAGTTGGTGTGGCCACCGTGGTTTCTAGCTGCCCCAACATAAGGAAGGTCCTTGTTGAGAAGTGGAAGGTTAGCCAACGTACAAAGCGCCGAGCTGGTTCAGTCATTTCCTACTTGTGTGTGGACCTTTAG